Proteins encoded within one genomic window of Spiribacter curvatus:
- the ftsY gene encoding signal recognition particle-docking protein FtsY, producing the protein MLPFRRKKNTTPTDSKATSPAAQQTSRPGLIKRLRDGLKRTGGGIGTLFLGRKRIDADLLEELETLLLMADVGMEATTRIIGDLTDRLKRNELDDTAALHRALRENMLAILAPVAEPLAINPDARPMVILTVGINGAGKTTTIGKLAEQYRHQGQRVVLAAGDTFRAAAVEQLQTWGERTQTPVISQPTGSDAASVVYDAHQAAIARNADVLIADTAGRLHTQGNLMDELRKIRRVLGKQDEAAPHEVLLVLDAGTGQNALAQAEQFRDAVDVTGIALTKLDGTAKGGVIFAMAQRFGIPVRFIGIGEGVEDLRPFDAEAFVDALLDEALAGPDEA; encoded by the coding sequence ATGCTGCCTTTCCGTCGCAAGAAAAATACGACACCGACCGACTCGAAGGCGACATCGCCTGCCGCTCAGCAGACGTCGCGGCCAGGACTGATCAAGCGCCTGCGCGACGGATTGAAGCGTACCGGCGGTGGCATCGGGACCTTGTTCCTGGGCCGTAAACGCATTGATGCCGACCTGCTCGAGGAGCTCGAGACCCTGCTGCTCATGGCGGATGTGGGCATGGAGGCGACGACCCGCATCATCGGCGATCTGACCGATCGGCTCAAACGCAACGAGCTCGACGACACCGCCGCGCTACACCGTGCCCTGCGCGAAAATATGCTGGCGATCCTGGCGCCCGTGGCCGAGCCACTGGCGATCAACCCTGACGCCAGGCCGATGGTGATCCTCACGGTAGGGATCAACGGCGCGGGCAAGACGACCACGATTGGCAAGCTTGCCGAGCAGTACCGCCACCAGGGTCAGCGCGTGGTGCTCGCGGCCGGTGACACCTTCCGCGCCGCCGCCGTGGAACAACTCCAGACCTGGGGCGAGCGCACCCAGACACCCGTCATCAGCCAGCCCACCGGTTCGGATGCCGCATCCGTGGTCTACGACGCCCACCAAGCGGCCATCGCCCGCAATGCCGATGTACTCATCGCCGATACCGCCGGTCGTCTCCACACCCAGGGCAACCTGATGGACGAGCTGCGCAAGATCCGTCGGGTGCTGGGCAAACAGGATGAAGCGGCGCCGCATGAGGTGCTGCTGGTGCTGGATGCCGGCACGGGACAGAATGCGCTGGCTCAGGCCGAGCAGTTCCGTGATGCCGTCGACGTCACCGGCATCGCCCTCACCAAGCTCGATGGCACAGCCAAGGGGGGCGTAATCTTCGCGATGGCCCAGCGCTTTGGCATTCCGGTCCGCTTTATCGGCATTGGCGAGGGCGTCGAGGATCTCCGCCCGTTCGATGCCGAGGCCTTCGTGGACGCACTGCTCGACGAGGCGCTTGCGGGACCCGATGAGGCATGA
- a CDS encoding M16 family metallopeptidase, translating into MRNAIFALIPALMAAPAAAQSNTGITEFTLDNGMQILVREDHRAPVVVSQVWYRVGSSYETTGETGLSHLFEHMMFKGTERFEEGEFSEIISREGGRLNAFTGRDFSAYFEIMAADRLPIALELEADRMANLQINAEALSTERDVVLEERRLRTEDRPEGRFGERYSAIAHPGTGYAHPIIGWADDVAGFEVEDLRDWYQQWYTPTNATLVVAGDVQPDEVHSLAREYFGDIEAREVPAVHTPDNLQPPGERRLIHRDPQARVTQLRMGYEVPSFPTAESTRDPYALLMLATILDGGDGARLAEELVRGSGVAAAAGASYNPMVRLDAEFSLFGVPAEGDVDAVETALRDQIHRLQQEPVSAEEMERARSQMLADHLFEMDSVFYQAMQLGMLETTGSGWARLNSFEENVRDLTAEDIQSAAQRYLRPEMLAVGVMKPADQEDEG; encoded by the coding sequence ATGCGAAACGCGATTTTCGCCCTGATTCCCGCGTTAATGGCAGCGCCCGCAGCGGCGCAGTCGAATACGGGGATTACCGAATTCACGCTCGATAACGGGATGCAGATCCTCGTCCGTGAGGATCACCGCGCGCCGGTGGTCGTCTCTCAGGTCTGGTACCGCGTCGGGTCATCCTACGAGACGACCGGTGAGACCGGGCTCTCGCATCTGTTTGAGCACATGATGTTCAAGGGTACGGAGCGCTTCGAGGAGGGTGAGTTCTCGGAGATCATCTCTCGCGAGGGCGGCCGCCTCAATGCCTTCACCGGGCGTGATTTCAGTGCCTACTTCGAGATCATGGCTGCCGATCGCCTCCCGATAGCGCTGGAGCTGGAGGCTGACCGGATGGCGAATCTGCAGATCAACGCCGAGGCGCTGTCAACGGAAAGGGATGTCGTGCTCGAGGAGCGCCGGCTGCGGACCGAGGATCGGCCCGAGGGACGATTCGGCGAGCGCTATTCGGCGATCGCGCATCCGGGGACGGGCTACGCCCATCCGATCATCGGCTGGGCGGATGATGTCGCCGGCTTCGAGGTTGAGGACCTGCGGGACTGGTACCAGCAGTGGTATACACCCACCAACGCCACGCTGGTGGTGGCCGGCGATGTCCAGCCCGACGAGGTTCACTCGCTGGCCAGGGAATACTTCGGTGACATCGAGGCCCGTGAGGTTCCGGCGGTCCACACCCCTGATAATCTCCAGCCCCCGGGTGAACGGCGCCTGATTCATCGCGATCCGCAGGCGCGGGTCACTCAGCTGCGCATGGGCTACGAGGTGCCATCGTTCCCGACCGCTGAGTCGACCCGCGACCCTTACGCGCTGCTGATGCTCGCCACCATCCTTGACGGGGGTGATGGCGCACGGCTCGCCGAGGAGCTGGTGCGGGGCTCCGGCGTGGCCGCGGCGGCCGGCGCCAGCTATAACCCGATGGTGCGGCTGGACGCCGAGTTCTCGCTGTTCGGCGTGCCGGCGGAAGGCGACGTCGACGCGGTGGAGACCGCGCTGCGCGATCAGATCCATCGCCTTCAGCAGGAACCTGTCTCGGCCGAGGAGATGGAGCGGGCGCGCAGTCAGATGCTTGCCGATCACCTGTTTGAGATGGACTCGGTGTTCTATCAGGCAATGCAGCTGGGCATGCTCGAGACCACGGGGTCCGGATGGGCGAGGCTCAACAGTTTCGAGGAGAACGTCCGCGATCTGACCGCCGAGGACATCCAGTCAGCGGCCCAGCGGTACCTGCGCCCCGAGATGCTGGCGGTGGGTGTCATGAAGCCAGCCGATCAGGAGGATGAGGGATGA